In the genome of Thiorhodovibrio winogradskyi, the window GCCCAAGCTCCATCGCCGCCTGGGCATAGGCAGCGCGCGCTTTCTCGCCAGGCCCAAGCGGATTTTCGTTCGAGGCGAGTTTGACCGACTCGCGGATACCCAGTTCGCGTTCCAGTTCAGAGATGGGCTTGCCGGGTACGTAGGGATTCAGCGCCGCGATCTGCGGCGCCGGGGTGGGCTGAAAAGGAGCTTTGGTTGGGGACATTGTGAAATATCCTTGGCTGGTATGTCGCGGTGATACCCGGCAGTGACGGCTTAAAGCACCGCTTCAGGGTAGGAACCGAGAATCTTGAAGAGATTGGCGGAGGATTTTAGCGTGTCGAGCGCCGCGGCCACCCGCGCATCGTCGCGATGACCGCACAGGTCAACAAAGAACACATAATCCCAGACACCCTGGCGCGAGGGGCGCGATTCGATCCGCGTCATGCTGATGGCATGTTCGGCCATGGGGGTCAGGAGCCGATAGAGACCACCGGCCTCGTTGCGGCAGGAGAGCAGTAGGCTGGTTTTGTCCTTGCCACTGGGTGGCGCATCCTCGGGGCCGATGATCAGAAAGCGGCTGGTATTGCGCGGGTCGTCCTCAATGCGATTGGCCAGTAGATTCAGCTGATAGAGTTCCGCCGCCGCCTCGCCAGCCACGGCGCCGGCATCCTCGGTATTGGCCACCAAGCGCGCGGCCTCGGCATTGCTGCCAACCGGAATGCGCTCGGCCTGCCGTAAGTGCCGATCCAGCCAGGCACGGCACTGGGCGAGGGACTGCTGGTGCGAATAGACACGCTTGATCCCATCGAGCGCGCTGGCACGGCTCATCAGGTGATGATGAATACGAAGGGTGACCTCTCCGGCAATATGCAGCGGCGACTGCATGAAGGTATCGAGAGTGTGACTGACCACGCCCTCGGTGGAGTTCTCCACTGGCACAACGCCAAAATGGCAGGCTCCCGCCTCGACTTCGCGAAAAATGTCGCTAATGGCGCCAAATGGCAGGGTGTGCACAGAGTGGCCAAAGTGTTTGAGCGCGGCGGCCTGGGTGAAGGTGCCCTCGGGACCGAGATAGGCCACCGAGAGAGGTTTTTCCAGCGCCAGACAGGCGGACATAATCTCACGAAACAGGCGCGCGACTTCCTCGTCGTGCAGCGGGCCAGGATTGTCCGCCTTGATGCGGCGCAGAATTTCGGCCTCGCGCTCGGGACGATAAAAGTGGCTCTGGGGGGCCTGCGCGGACTTGATTTCGGCGACTTCCTGCGCACAACGTGCGCGCACGGATAACAGCCGCAGAATCTCGGCATCGGTGGCGTCGATGCGCTCGCGCACCGCTTTCAAGCGAGCGGTGGAGTCAGTCATTGGCTTATTAACCCAAGGCTCGCACCCGCAACACGCCCTTGATACCTCGGATGTGGTCGAGCGTCGCTGGCGGGCAGGCTTGGTCGATGTCGATGAGCGTCACCGCGAGATCTCCGCGTGAGCGATTGAGCATATCGATGATATTCAAATCAGACTCGGCCAGCAGGGTAGACATCTGCCCGACCATGTTGGGCACATTGCTGTTCACCACTGAAATGCGATAGCCGCCGTTGCGCGGCAGATCGATGTCAGGGAAATTCACCGAATTGCGCACATTGCCGTCTTCCAAATAGGCGCGGAGCTGGTCGGCTACCATGACCGCGCAGTTTTCCTCGGCCTCCCGTGTCGATGCCCCGAGATGCGGCAGGGTCACCACACGCGGATGATCCTTCAGCAGATTGCTGGGAAAATCGCAAACGTACGCATAGAGCTTGCCGCTGTCCAGTGCCGCGATGGCCGCGCTGTCGTCGATAATGCCATCACGGGAGAAATTCAGCAGCACCGCCCCATCGGGCATGGCCGCGATGCGCTCGGCGTTGATCATGTGGCGGGTGTGCTCGGTCAGGGGGACATGAAAGCTGATAAAGTCCGCGCGCGACACCAGATCGTCAATGGACACGGCTGCCTGCACGTTGGATTCCAGCTTCCAGGCGCTCCGCACCGTGATGCTGGGATCGTAGCCGATCACCTTCATGCCCAGCGCGCGCGCGGCATTGGCCACCAGCACGCCAATGGCGCCCAGGCCGATGACCCCCAAAGTGCGCCCGGGCAGCTCGAAGCCGACGAAGTCTTTCTTGCCCGCTTCGACAGCTTTGCTGATCGCCGCGTCCTCCCCGGAGAGGCCACGCGCGAAGGACCAGCCTTGCGCCAGATTGCGCGCCGCGATCAACATGCCGGCAAGCACCAGTTCCTTGACCGCGTTGGCATTGGCCCCGGGCGCATTGAATACTGCCACGCCGCGCGCGCTCATCGTCTCAAGCGGAATATTATTGACGCCAGCGCCGGCGCGGCCGATGGCCTGGACACTCTCGGGAATCTGCATGTCGTGCATTTTCGCCGACCGGACCAAAATGCCATCGGGGTGAGCAATTTCCGAAGCGATCTCGAAGCGGTCGCGCGGCAAGCGCTCCAGTCCGGCGAGGGAGATATTGTTGAGGGTTAAAATTTTAAACATGTGAATCCCCTGCCCTGCTATTTGAATTCCCTGACCTGCTATTGGATTTCCTGACCTATTACCCACGCGTGCGCTCAAATTCGCGCATGAACTCGACCAGCGCCTCGACGCCCGCCTCTGGCATGGCATTGTAAATACTGGCCCGCATGCCGCCGACCGAGCGATGACCCTTGAGTGTCAGCAGTCCAGCCGCCTTGGCGCCGGCGAGAAAATCGCCATCCAGCGCCGGATCGGCCAGGGTGAAAGGCACGTTCATCCATGAGCGCGCGCGCGGTTCGACCGGATTGGCGTAGAAGCTGGAATCATCAATGGCCGCGTAGAGCTTGGCCGCCTTGCGCCGGTTGATCTCCGCCATGGCCGCAAGCCCGCCAAGTTCCTTGAGCCAGGCAAACACCAGACCGGCCAGATACCAAGCATAGGTTGGCGGGGTGTTGTACATGGAATCATTCTTGGCGTGAATGCCATAGTCGAACATGGCCGGCGTCCCGGGCAGGGTTTCGCCGATCAAATCCGCGCGCACCAGGACAATGGTCAAACCAGCTGGGCCGATGTTCTTCTGCGCCCCAGCATAGATGAGTCCGAAGCGGGACACATCGAGCGGCCGCGACAAGAGCGTTGAGGACATATCAGCGACCAAGGGCACATCGCCAGTGTCGGGTATCTCTGGGAATTCAACCCCTTCAATGGTCTCGTTCGGCGTGTAATGGACGTAGGCCGCATCGGGGGAGAGCTTGAGCTCATCCTGCACCGGCGCGCGGCTGAAGCGATCATCCTCGGTGCTGGCCGCGATGGCTGGGGTGCAGAAGCGCCGCGCCTCGGCAATGGCCTTTTTTGACCAACTGCCGGTGTTGATGTAATCCGCGCTGGTGCGTCCGCGCAGCAGATTCATCGGCACCATGGCGAACTGACTTGATGCACCGCCCTGCAGGAAGAGCACCCGGTATTCGTCCGAAATGCCGAGCAACTCGCGCAGATCAGCCTCCGCGCCCTCGGCGATGGACATGAACTCCTTACCGCGATGGCTCATCTCGGCCACGCACATGCCGCTATCGTGCCAATTAAGCATTTCCTCGCGCGCGCGCTGGAGCACTGGCTCCGGGAGCATGGCCGGGCCGGCGCTGAAGTTGTAGGGTCGGGTCATTCAGTCTTCTCCATTTCGGTTGATCGAGAGCGAAACCGGCTTGGCCGCGACGGCTGTTAGGGGCTCGCCCTCTTGACGACAGCGGCGGGAATGTTAGGGCTTTGCGGATTCACTGTCATTTCTTGCAATCTGGCGTTAATCACCAAGTCCATGTCTTCAAGCGGGATCGCCCCCAACAGGACGGAGTCCCCCAAAACCAATGCGCCGGTAAAGCAATTGCGGTTTTCAAAGCGAATTTGGATGGGGCCCACGTAAGGGACAAGGGTTTTCTTGCCATCCGCTGTTGTGACTTCCCGCTTTTCCAGCTCACTGAGTTTTAGCTGGATGACAATATGCTCTGGTATGCAGAGCGTTATTGCACCTGTGTCGACCAGGGCATCAACACTCATTGGCTTCAAGGACGTATCCCTCGGATTGATTAACTCAATCCGTGTGTGTATCAGCCCCATATCCGTCACCTAGTCTTCACCATCCTCAGCCTCACCCTCACCCTCGAGATCCGGGCCATGAACCTCTCCGGCGCCAGGTTCACTCTCCGGCCTGTCCCCATCATTGCCGCCGCGCGGGTCGCCAGCCTCGTCATCCTCGCCATCATTGTCGCCATTGAGCGGCACAATGCGTTCGATACCCGCCAAACGCTGGCCATCGCCCAGATTGATCAGCCGCACGCCCTGGGTGCTGCGACCAAGCAGGGAAATGCCATCGACTGATGTGCGCACCAGGGTGCCGCCGTTGGTGATCAGCATGATTTCATCGCCCGGGCGCACCAAGACGGCGCCGATCTGATCACCATTGCGCTCGCTGGTGCGAATGGCAATGATGCCCTTGCCGCCGCGACCCTTGGTCGGAAATTCCTCGACCGGGGTGCGCTTGCCATAGCCGTTTTCGGTCACTGTCAGCACGGCACCCGGCTCGGCGACAACCAGGGAAATGACG includes:
- the pheA gene encoding prephenate dehydratase, with protein sequence MTDSTARLKAVRERIDATDAEILRLLSVRARCAQEVAEIKSAQAPQSHFYRPEREAEILRRIKADNPGPLHDEEVARLFREIMSACLALEKPLSVAYLGPEGTFTQAAALKHFGHSVHTLPFGAISDIFREVEAGACHFGVVPVENSTEGVVSHTLDTFMQSPLHIAGEVTLRIHHHLMSRASALDGIKRVYSHQQSLAQCRAWLDRHLRQAERIPVGSNAEAARLVANTEDAGAVAGEAAAELYQLNLLANRIEDDPRNTSRFLIIGPEDAPPSGKDKTSLLLSCRNEAGGLYRLLTPMAEHAISMTRIESRPSRQGVWDYVFFVDLCGHRDDARVAAALDTLKSSANLFKILGSYPEAVL
- a CDS encoding phosphoglycerate dehydrogenase, with the translated sequence MFKILTLNNISLAGLERLPRDRFEIASEIAHPDGILVRSAKMHDMQIPESVQAIGRAGAGVNNIPLETMSARGVAVFNAPGANANAVKELVLAGMLIAARNLAQGWSFARGLSGEDAAISKAVEAGKKDFVGFELPGRTLGVIGLGAIGVLVANAARALGMKVIGYDPSITVRSAWKLESNVQAAVSIDDLVSRADFISFHVPLTEHTRHMINAERIAAMPDGAVLLNFSRDGIIDDSAAIAALDSGKLYAYVCDFPSNLLKDHPRVVTLPHLGASTREAEENCAVMVADQLRAYLEDGNVRNSVNFPDIDLPRNGGYRISVVNSNVPNMVGQMSTLLAESDLNIIDMLNRSRGDLAVTLIDIDQACPPATLDHIRGIKGVLRVRALG
- the serC gene encoding 3-phosphoserine/phosphohydroxythreonine transaminase, giving the protein MTRPYNFSAGPAMLPEPVLQRAREEMLNWHDSGMCVAEMSHRGKEFMSIAEGAEADLRELLGISDEYRVLFLQGGASSQFAMVPMNLLRGRTSADYINTGSWSKKAIAEARRFCTPAIAASTEDDRFSRAPVQDELKLSPDAAYVHYTPNETIEGVEFPEIPDTGDVPLVADMSSTLLSRPLDVSRFGLIYAGAQKNIGPAGLTIVLVRADLIGETLPGTPAMFDYGIHAKNDSMYNTPPTYAWYLAGLVFAWLKELGGLAAMAEINRRKAAKLYAAIDDSSFYANPVEPRARSWMNVPFTLADPALDGDFLAGAKAAGLLTLKGHRSVGGMRASIYNAMPEAGVEALVEFMREFERTRG
- a CDS encoding clan AA aspartic protease; translation: MSVDALVDTGAITLCIPEHIVIQLKLSELEKREVTTADGKKTLVPYVGPIQIRFENRNCFTGALVLGDSVLLGAIPLEDMDLVINARLQEMTVNPQSPNIPAAVVKRASP